In the genome of Dermacentor silvarum isolate Dsil-2018 chromosome 1, BIME_Dsil_1.4, whole genome shotgun sequence, one region contains:
- the LOC119437051 gene encoding uncharacterized protein LOC119437051 isoform X2, with translation MLLGGDCKLWASSSSDVAQAAASQSEDIDIEYVPTTPSAKLLDSIIAAGAVAREPQMGLWIQPNVERPVDLPSHHPDEVHDWSGWPKFPAKDNADQKRAIVPSLLAMVPHVALVNKHEFLLPKMELLIDTQGSWSVLPPGFIASRFVVERLGAVVYSAEALLQRLLHHGTTSDRSEV, from the exons ATGCTGCTGGGGGGCGATTGCAAGCTTTGGgcgagcagcagcagcgacgTCGCTCAGGCCGCAGCGTCCCAGTCGGAGGATATCGACATCGAATACGTGCCGACCACCCCCAGCGCAAAGCTCCTGGATTCCATCATCGCAGCCGGCGCCGTTGCGAGAGAGCCACAGATGGGCCTGTGGATCCAGCCCAACGTCGAGCGCCCGGTGGACCTTCCCAGTCACCACCCGGACGAAGTTCATGACTGGAGCGGTTGGCCCAAGTTCCCAGCCAAGGACAACGCGGATCAGAAGCGTGCAATCGTGCCGAGTCTGCTGGCCATGGTTCCCCACGTCGCGCTCGTCAACAAGCACGAGTTCCTGCTGCCTAAGATGGAACTGCTGATCGACACACAGGGCAG TTGGTCAGTACTTCCACCCGGATTCATCGCATCCCGGTTCGTCGTGGAACGGCTGGGTGCTGTCGTTTACTCGGCTGAAGCTCTTCTCCAACGACTGCTTCACCACGGAACCACCTCCG ATCGCTCTGAAGTGTAA
- the LOC119437051 gene encoding uncharacterized protein LOC119437051 isoform X1: MLLGGDCKLWASSSSDVAQAAASQSEDIDIEYVPTTPSAKLLDSIIAAGAVAREPQMGLWIQPNVERPVDLPSHHPDEVHDWSGWPKFPAKDNADQKRAIVPSLLAMVPHVALVNKHEFLLPKMELLIDTQGRFMHPAPSFLCTNLVDALQYTAWLSFMDATGGECVGQYFHPDSSHPGSSWNGWVLSFTRLKLFSNDCFTTEPPPIALKCNNSYRVQVNVRIVDNSRHILSTLVVRQFVRSFCCCHPFSQEI; this comes from the exons ATGCTGCTGGGGGGCGATTGCAAGCTTTGGgcgagcagcagcagcgacgTCGCTCAGGCCGCAGCGTCCCAGTCGGAGGATATCGACATCGAATACGTGCCGACCACCCCCAGCGCAAAGCTCCTGGATTCCATCATCGCAGCCGGCGCCGTTGCGAGAGAGCCACAGATGGGCCTGTGGATCCAGCCCAACGTCGAGCGCCCGGTGGACCTTCCCAGTCACCACCCGGACGAAGTTCATGACTGGAGCGGTTGGCCCAAGTTCCCAGCCAAGGACAACGCGGATCAGAAGCGTGCAATCGTGCCGAGTCTGCTGGCCATGGTTCCCCACGTCGCGCTCGTCAACAAGCACGAGTTCCTGCTGCCTAAGATGGAACTGCTGATCGACACACAGGGCAG ATTCATGCATCCAGCACCTTCGTTTCTCTGTACAAACTTGGTGGACGCCTTGCAGTACACGGCCTGGCTCAGCTTTATGGATGCCACTGGGGGCGAATGCG TTGGTCAGTACTTCCACCCGGATTCATCGCATCCCGGTTCGTCGTGGAACGGCTGGGTGCTGTCGTTTACTCGGCTGAAGCTCTTCTCCAACGACTGCTTCACCACGGAACCACCTCCG ATCGCTCTGAAGTGTAACAACAGTTACCGTGTCCAAGTGAACGTTCGAATTGTGGACAACAGCAGACACATCCTCAGCACGTTGGTCGTCCGCCAATTTGTCAGATCATTTTGTTGCTGTCACCCATTTTCACAAGAAATCTAG